The following is a genomic window from Salmo trutta unplaced genomic scaffold, fSalTru1.1, whole genome shotgun sequence.
ctttatgtttatactgtatcttataccatctattgcatcttgcctatgccgctcatccatatgtttatatgtacatattcttattccatccctttagatttgtctgtattaggtagttgtggaattgttagattacttgttagatattactgcactgtcagaactagaagcacaagcatgtcgctacactcgcatttacatctgctaaccatgtgtatgtgacccaataagatttgatttgagcaTATGGTTGCTGTCACAAGAaattataaaaatgtaattacttGCTATTCATCACCACCACTTATCCCTGAAAGCTGAAATCCCACTGGATTCTAGCAAAGGCGGGATTTCCAACAATACCAGATCAGTAATGTGGGAGTTGGCCCTAATGAGCTTGCAAATGTAATTGTTCAATTTAAATAATGTTATTGATGAATCATACCTGTCTAGGCTATTTGAAAATTAAACTTTAAATTAACCTGAAAACATTGCTTAATCTAAGTTTATGTAGAAAGTTGAAAATCATATCATACAGTGTAACCTGaaatattttaaaacaattactgGCGATTCTTCACCACCAGAGGTCACCGATAGCGCAAGCTGAAATCACATGGGATTCCCGCACGGCAAGGGATTTCACTTTGAACAaaggggaaaacaaaaatggctccTCCCCCTTGTTAGCTTAGCATTTGGTGCAATGCTTAGCTTCACTTGTGCTGGAAAGTGAGACTCCGCACAACAAAAGTCCCCTCCAACAAGAGAACGGGTTTACTaagtgacgtctcacgttcaatcTTTCAGCAATATTTTTTGCGATTAACTGGAACGTGCGTAAAACACAAATACACCGTTGGGTCTACTCGCACCAATGAAAACGCGAGACAGAGATCATTACTAACTTGGTCAAGCCAATATCTACTCAAATTTTAATCAGCTGGCCCTATGTTCACGCTCGAGAAATTAATTACGACCAAGTCTACTCGCTCCTGAACGCGatagacagaaataacactacattgggcccaactagtatttttctcagaatgcctgcatcgggtGGTACATACGCCCTAGCTCATAGCATTCAGTAAATCCCCTACACACTGATTTGTGTCAGATATACAACACGAGTCAATCTTGCTCCACTAGTATCTGAGTGAAAAAGAAAAACCACACACACGCCACTCAACAATAATCCTGATTGGTGTATGAGTAACTTGCTACACAATTCCTATGGACTGAATTCAACAGTGAGGCCAAGTtttatcttagattcctcgcacagGGGCATcaatatgtcgtgacgttgtcaTTAATGCGATGACATGCTATTTATTGAATAATTAACTgtttattattacgtgattaaatgaatcctgtaacaattaactcagtaacctgaagcaccacgggaaaagtttgtttaatgCGTTAACATTTCCCGAATTAACTCAAAACATAGATCTCATAGCAGTCACCAATTAATTCATTtcctcagtctcattctgaatgtcgcataattagtaaatctgcacaaacccgggtCTCACTAATTATTCCGTACCACAcaaattgagttgattatttatttactaaccaGTTAAATGATAACATAAGATAAATATACACAAATAGTCCAGGTTATTGGTTAAAACTTCATACAATGgcaacaggtccctagtggaccaacacaagatggagatttacagagagattgagagagagagcgcaagagagaaattaaacacttggatacatttgtaaaTTATGCTTAGTTTCAGTACTAACAccttgccctgaactgccccggtTATGGGTAAAAAGTGTAATACATGTATTTACGGTCTCTGTTAGGTATCTCTTTGTGGGTCTACTTCCGCTTAGTGGGAAAGGTTTGGCCAACGCATTGGTCAAAAGAATAGCCGGATGGTTCTGCTTAAATTCAACTTCCTAGATACAGAACTTAGAATAGCTACTCCACCATAAACTTGATTGTTCAGAGATTTACTTtgtcttcaacctcgtgttgcgtttCAGGGTCACGACTAGTTGTAGACCTCGGCTGCAGCGCATGGTCAACTTAGTCTGATATGTCAATTCTTAACTCATGTTTTATACCGTAGAGTAGAAAGGGGCGTTTCCATCTTTATGACACACTCTCTGGGTTCCCTAGGTGTAGCTAGTTACAAGGCAAGGTATTAGGATTTACTATGATCTCGTTTAGACAACTAAAATCAGTCTTAtcaccaaaacattctctttcatCTGCATATTTTCTACACAAAGTATGTAAACATCACATATACATTatgaaaactcttcaagttaATGTTTTCGTTATAACATCCTCAACTAACTTTTAAGAACATCATAAAATagacattcattttcatattccagCCATCATGGTTTCCACCATTTGGCTGATCAAATATACatgtcccaaagtccatttatttGATGTTGTGTAGTTTTGAGCTGTAAACTCTTCCTAAGGCACACAGACATTCCAGTCTCTCACATTAGAGAACAGAATGGAGTTGGGCTGTTGCCTTATGAATTACGATGGGCGTGAGGTCATAAACCCCCCTCATCAATCCCTCTATACTTCTCCCCCTCTTCGGGAGGGAGAGATATCTCTGTAGAACCGTGATCCACTGTAAGCTGATCCTCACAGGCCAGttatgacagtccccctctggtgggtTCAACTTGGAAGGATCCTGCATTTTGCAATCCACCATAaaaatgaccatcggatgtcaaCAATTGTATATACACAGTGTACGCCATTTGTTTGTGAGAATGGGATCAAATCAATTTGGTTCATATATAGACACCATTTCATTTAAAACAGTTTGTTTCATTTAAAATTATCCACAAGAGCAGATGTTGCCCAGAACAAATTAATATCAATTAACTTCAGTTATTAaaattaattaatcaatgaatAGAACAATGAATCTAGCAATAAAAGACAATTTAATAATAACTAGTCAATTCATAGCCTGTTTCTCATTAAACAAAACGTGTTTGGTAATATAAAAATAATCCACCGAAACTAATGCtgaaaactgatcatcacatcatctttatctgatacagtgcattcaaaaagtattcaaaccccttgactttttccaccttctgttacattacagcattattataacatttattaaatagtttttttcctcaaatctacacacaacatcccaaaattacaatgcaaaaaacAGGTTCTTCAAAACTATTTGTAAGCAtcgtcttagctgtgtgcttagggtcgttgtcctgttggaaggtggaccaatgaggtcctgagcactctggagcaggttttcatcaaggatctctgtacattgctccgttcaaatttcccctcgatcctgactagtctcccagtccctgccgttgaaaaacaaacccacagcatgatgctgccaccaccatgtttcaccatgctctgacatgcactgtcaactgtgggaccttatatagacaggtgtgtgcctgttTGAATTGAATTTAcaaagtggactccaatcaaggaaacaggatgcacccgagaacaattgagtctcatagcaaacggtatGAATACTTATTATTTGCCCCCTAAAAAACTTTTCAAGttgtcattatgggctactgtgtgtagattgaggacttttttaatttaatcaattttattataaggctgtaacgtaacaaaatgtggaaaaagtccaggtgtctgaatactttcctttggcactgagtatacaaacattaggaacaccttcctaatattgagttgcaatcccctttgtcctcagaacagcctcaattcgtcaggccaTGGACTCCAGGAACTGGGATTATCTAGACCAGCGTTTCCCAAAAtgtttatagtcccgtacctcttcaaacattcaacctccagctgcgtaccagggtcagcacactcaaATATTGTTAGCCTGTCACACAGGCTTGAGTTTGTCAAAACCAGGCTCgttggaagtgacaaagagctcgtataggaccagggcacaaataataatacattttgctctttatttagccattttacatataaaaccttacttgctcattgaaaattgtgaataactcaccacaggttaatgagattggtgtgcttgaaaggaaggatgcacataactctgcaatgttgggttgtattggagagagtcggTCTTAAATCCTttcccacacagtctgtgcctgtatttagtttttatgctagtgagggccaagaatccactctcacataggtacgtggttgcaaagggcatcagtgtcttaacagagctatttgccaaggcaggatactctgagcgcagcccaatccagaaatctggcagcaGCTTCTGATTAAAGTCAATtatcacagaaccgcttgttgcaattttgatgaggctcttgttcagatatcggtaagtttACTGGAGACAGGGCATGAAAGAGGTAACGAATccagtttgtgtcatccgtttcaggaaagtatcTGCGTAATTACACACCAAACTCATTCAGGTGCTTCGCTAGATCACATTTGAccttgtccgtaagcttgagttcattttcagacaaacaaaatcatacaatgatggaaagacctgtgtgttgtccttgttaacaaagttaaccattttcaccgtagtgtccaaaacgtctttcaagctgtcaagcattcccttggcagcaggagccggaagaattaagtcctccacaatagtatggtgcTTGCCTGTCCTGGCCACTCAGTAGCTCAcaatataagatgcttctagctcTTCTTATTAATGGCATCTGTTggtttatacatgtcttactactggAAAGTCGTCTCAactctcgctcaaaaaactcctgtggcttatttttcaaattggcatgttttgtttctaaatgtctgcattCACaaaagtgaaggtttcatcgagttgtgagataacacactgtggctgaggaaaggcactattccctatataaatgaaccccaaatcaatgtaggtctcatcatatttgcacctcttcgatggtccaacatcCCCGTCTGTTGTTTGGTGCTTTCCCGAGTAAGCAGGCAGTAGCTCTGACAGTTGTGATTCTGATGCAGCcgcagtgtccatgctagctgggcaaacaacaaatgtagaattactgatgctagcattggatgtgctcgtggaagcagaacaacttgtgtcgtcgacaggtgcagtacTAGTAGAGCTGGGATGTGTCTACGGATGTGGGCtaaaaaaacacagcaaagcTGACAAGATGTACACTGAACAGGAAAAAGAGGCTAACATTCTATGATGCTCACTTTCCTCTGCCTTGTTCTCACAGTGAGAAACAATAGGATTACAATGGTGTTCTACACTTTCTTCATTTGATCCAACTcaatgttgccaattattttatgaGATGAGAATTAAGTGGAGTGACTAGTCTTAGCTGGTCTGAGAGAACTGATGAGGCTACTATTATGTACACCTTGGTGTCTTTTTAACTGGCCCATTTGAGAGAAACtccttccacagtcagagcaggagtaaggcttctctcctgtgtgtatacgttcatgttgtTTTAGGTGGCTCGattgagagaaactctttccacagtcagagcaggagtacggcttctctcctgtgtgtatacgttcatgttgtTTTAGGTGGCTCGATTGAGAGAAACTCGCcctacagtcagagcaggagtaagccttctctcctgtgtgtgttctctggtgaactttTAGCTCAGATGATTGtgtgaagcattttccacagtcagagcaggagtaaggcttctctctttTATGCATACGTTCATGTGTTTTAAAGTTGTTCAGTCGAGAGAAACtccttccacagtcagagcaggagtaaggcttctctcctgtgtgtatacgttcatgttgtTTTAGGTGGCTCGattgagagaaactctttccacagtcagagcaggagtacggcttctctcctgtgtgtatacgttcatgttgtTTTAGGTGGCTCAATTGAGAGAAACTCGCcctacagtcagagcaggagtaaggcttctctcctgtgtgtgttctctggtgaactttTAGCTCAGATGATTGtgtgaagcattttccacagtcagagcaggagtaaggcttctctctttTATGCATACGTTCATGTGTTTTAAAGTTGTTCAGTCGAGAGAAACtccttccacagtcagagcaggagtaaggcttctctcctgtgtgtgttctctggtgaactttTAGCTCAGATGATGTtat
Proteins encoded in this region:
- the LOC115185189 gene encoding zinc finger protein 420-like, whose translation is MSHHCPHCEEIFPILSKLKIHLQIHTGENLYFCTDCGKRFKTSGVLTVHQRVHTGEKPYSCSDCGKSFSQPSHLKKHERIHTGEKPYSYSDCGANFSQLAHLKSHQGIHKGDKPYSCSECRKSFSQLGHLKHHQGIHKGDKPYCCSDCGKSFSHSSYLKHHERIHRGEKPYSCSDCGKCFITSSELKVHQRTHTGERPYFCSDCRARFSQSSNLKRHERIHTGEKPYSCSDCGKCFITSSELKVHQRTHTGEKPYSCSDCGRSFSRLNNFKTHERMHKREKPYSCSDCGKCFTQSSELKVHQRTHTGEKPYSCSDCRASFSQLSHLKQHERIHTGEKPYSCSDCGKSFSQSSHLKQHERIHTGEKPYSCSDCGRSFSRLNNFKTHERMHKREKPYSCSDCGKCFTQSSELKVHQRTHTGEKAYSCSDCRASFSQSSHLKQHERIHTGEKPYSCSDCGKSFSQSSHLKQHERIHTGEKPYSCSDCGRSFSQMGQLKRHQGVHNSSLISSLRPAKTSHST